The Algoriphagus halophilus genome window below encodes:
- a CDS encoding molybdenum cofactor guanylyltransferase produces the protein MLRINEDIAVYILCGGKSSRMNTEKGLVKFQGKTFLQWILDAVTPLTSDITLVTKNAAYVSYGIPMISDLVEDQGPVGGIYTALADSSTRHNLLLSCDIPKITTEVLTFLIQSSISSDNDVCILSDGKHDYPLIGCYQKSLLPVFQYAIEHQHLKLCPLVDSLRNQKLVITPKYQAAIRNINTQKELLSLT, from the coding sequence ATGCTTCGAATCAATGAAGATATAGCAGTTTATATACTTTGCGGTGGGAAAAGCTCCAGAATGAACACAGAAAAAGGACTGGTTAAATTTCAAGGAAAGACTTTTCTTCAGTGGATTTTGGATGCGGTTACTCCTTTGACTAGTGATATTACCTTGGTTACCAAAAATGCTGCTTATGTTAGCTATGGAATACCTATGATTTCAGATTTGGTGGAGGATCAAGGGCCTGTCGGAGGAATTTATACTGCTTTGGCTGATTCCAGCACCAGGCACAATTTGCTTTTAAGCTGTGATATTCCAAAGATAACTACAGAAGTGTTAACCTTTTTGATTCAATCTTCCATTAGTTCCGATAATGATGTATGTATTCTCTCAGATGGAAAGCATGATTACCCTTTGATCGGATGCTATCAAAAATCCTTACTTCCGGTATTCCAATATGCCATTGAGCATCAACATTTAAAGCTTTGCCCTTTAGTGGATAGCCTCAGGAATCAAAAATTAGTTATTACTCCAAAGTATCAAGCTGCTATAAGAAATATCAATACCCAAAAAGAATTACTTAGCCTGACCTAA
- a CDS encoding cytochrome c oxidase subunit 3 encodes MGNTKESKTWFQKLESLHPYETLLYLGMLGSGLIFLFLVVAFLFSGLRQLEGLNHRVPIAFLISTMLLILSGYTATQMRLHYQEENTDKLQASLRNTILLGISFTCFQLIGWMELSNMGISFTGIPSGSFLYVLSGIHIFHLLGAMVFALIMWVQLRKYQRDQIKNLVMLTNPFEKMRIRLFTFYWHYMDAIWLVLFFLFVLSF; translated from the coding sequence ATGGGCAATACAAAAGAATCTAAAACTTGGTTTCAAAAGCTGGAAAGCCTACATCCATATGAAACACTCCTATACTTAGGAATGCTAGGGAGCGGTCTGATTTTTCTTTTTTTGGTGGTCGCTTTTCTTTTTTCTGGGTTAAGGCAATTGGAAGGATTAAACCATCGTGTTCCGATCGCTTTCCTGATTTCTACCATGCTGCTGATTTTGAGTGGTTACACAGCTACCCAAATGAGATTGCATTATCAAGAAGAAAATACCGATAAGCTTCAGGCATCCTTGCGAAATACTATTTTGTTGGGGATTTCCTTTACCTGTTTCCAATTGATTGGATGGATGGAACTCAGCAATATGGGGATCAGTTTCACTGGCATTCCCAGTGGTAGTTTCCTATACGTATTGTCTGGCATCCATATTTTCCATTTACTGGGAGCAATGGTATTTGCCCTTATTATGTGGGTTCAATTAAGAAAATACCAACGAGATCAGATTAAAAATCTCGTAATGCTGACCAATCCCTTCGAGAAAATGAGGATTAGGCTATTTACTTTTTACTGGCATTACATGGATGCCATTTGGTTGGTTTTATTCTTCTTATTTGTTCTCAGTTTCTAG
- a CDS encoding molybdopterin molybdotransferase MoeA, with amino-acid sequence MVSVFQALSIIDQNTEALSPMLLPLSEVNGCVLAEDVKAPINLPPFRQSAMDGYAFQHGAKGNLKLIGESKAGDFKEFEVSISDCLRIFTGARVPDQVDTVVMQEHVEKTSDGIRILKMPEKGTNVRLIGEQIKKDEVVLEKGTQINAAIVGFLAGLGISKVLVIRKPKISLIVTGNELQEPGTLLEPGSVYESNQYMLEAALQSENVELIHSEHVLDDKESTYQAIQKALEADLVMISGGISVGDYDFVKESLEKNGVEEKFYKVNQKPGKPLWYGKKDEKQVFALPGNPASSLTCFLIYVTAAIRKMNGTATIDINLKKGRMKGNYKNVFNKALFLQVKERGGELEVYPKQASSMLVSFTQSNAFLFVPDDVKEIRDGDEVMYIPFKL; translated from the coding sequence ATGGTTTCAGTATTTCAAGCGCTTTCTATCATCGATCAAAACACAGAAGCTTTGTCCCCCATGCTTTTGCCTCTATCTGAGGTAAATGGATGTGTTTTAGCCGAAGATGTCAAAGCTCCTATCAACCTTCCCCCATTTCGCCAATCGGCGATGGATGGTTATGCTTTCCAGCATGGGGCCAAGGGAAATTTGAAGTTAATTGGAGAAAGCAAAGCGGGAGATTTCAAGGAATTTGAGGTGTCTATTTCTGATTGTCTTAGAATTTTCACTGGTGCTAGAGTTCCGGATCAGGTAGATACAGTCGTGATGCAAGAGCATGTGGAGAAAACATCCGATGGAATTCGAATTCTAAAAATGCCTGAAAAGGGAACCAATGTGAGACTAATTGGGGAACAGATTAAAAAAGATGAGGTGGTCCTAGAAAAAGGGACCCAAATCAATGCAGCGATTGTTGGATTTTTGGCCGGTTTAGGAATCTCCAAGGTTTTAGTCATACGGAAACCCAAAATATCGCTAATCGTCACAGGAAATGAACTTCAGGAGCCCGGAACGCTCCTGGAGCCTGGGTCGGTGTATGAAAGCAATCAGTACATGTTAGAAGCTGCTTTGCAATCAGAGAATGTGGAGTTGATACATTCGGAGCATGTACTTGATGACAAAGAATCAACTTACCAAGCTATTCAAAAAGCCCTGGAAGCTGATCTGGTGATGATCTCTGGAGGGATTTCAGTGGGTGATTATGACTTTGTCAAAGAAAGCTTAGAGAAAAATGGGGTAGAAGAAAAATTCTATAAAGTCAATCAAAAGCCAGGTAAACCGCTTTGGTATGGGAAAAAGGACGAAAAGCAGGTATTTGCATTGCCAGGGAATCCTGCCTCTTCTCTGACTTGTTTCTTGATTTATGTGACTGCAGCCATCCGCAAAATGAATGGAACTGCCACCATTGACATCAATTTGAAAAAAGGTAGAATGAAGGGAAATTATAAAAATGTATTTAATAAGGCCCTTTTTCTTCAGGTGAAAGAACGTGGCGGTGAATTGGAGGTCTATCCAAAGCAGGCATCGAGCATGTTGGTTTCTTTTACCCAAAGCAATGCGTTTTTGTTCGTGCCTGATGATGTAAAAGAAATTCGGGACGGGGATGAAGTCATGTACATTCCCTTTAAACTTTAA
- a CDS encoding Fur family transcriptional regulator, producing MADKALIEKAKKIFENFLTKQGSRKTPERFSVIDELYSLPEDEHMDVEGLFLSMRNKGYTISRATIYNTLDLLVESGLAVKHQFKDKVALYEQALTYKHHDHHVCNQCRKIREFSDPKINEIKESIGKEFKSSIKSHSLVLYGDCLIENCENKIPLV from the coding sequence ATGGCTGATAAAGCACTTATAGAGAAAGCAAAAAAGATTTTTGAAAACTTCCTCACCAAACAAGGAAGCAGAAAGACCCCAGAACGATTTTCTGTAATCGATGAGCTGTATTCCCTTCCAGAAGACGAACATATGGATGTGGAAGGCCTTTTTCTAAGCATGAGAAATAAAGGGTATACCATCAGTCGGGCGACCATTTACAATACATTAGACCTTTTGGTAGAAAGTGGTCTGGCAGTAAAACACCAATTCAAAGATAAAGTTGCCCTTTACGAGCAGGCGCTTACTTATAAGCATCATGATCATCATGTATGCAACCAATGCCGAAAAATCCGTGAATTCTCTGATCCTAAAATCAATGAAATCAAAGAATCTATAGGAAAGGAATTCAAGTCTTCCATAAAAAGTCACTCACTCGTGCTTTATGGGGATTGTCTGATCGAAAATTGTGAAAACAAGATCCCGCTGGTTTAA
- a CDS encoding MoaD/ThiS family protein — MIQVKYFGIIAEAAQCESENIAQENMTLSKILSDLTSRHSLGEYNFQIAVNRKIVSNLSEQLLQDGDEIAFLPPFSGG, encoded by the coding sequence ATGATACAGGTAAAGTATTTCGGAATTATTGCAGAGGCGGCTCAATGTGAATCAGAAAACATTGCGCAGGAGAATATGACCTTATCTAAAATTCTCTCTGATTTAACCTCCAGACACAGTTTGGGCGAATATAATTTTCAAATTGCAGTGAACAGGAAAATCGTTTCTAATCTCTCAGAACAGCTATTACAAGATGGGGACGAAATCGCCTTCTTACCACCCTTTTCCGGAGGCTGA
- a CDS encoding TPM domain-containing protein translates to MAEKLFSSADKKAIVDAIKSAEVSTSGEIQVHIESRCKGDVLDRAVVVFDKLKMYQTQDRNGVLFYLAVEDKKFAILGDSGINEAVPDDFWEKIKENMVSRFKAGEFTQGLIEGINEAGTQLGAHFPYQGDSDINELPDEISFGS, encoded by the coding sequence ATGGCAGAAAAATTATTCAGTTCTGCGGATAAAAAAGCAATTGTAGATGCAATTAAGTCCGCAGAAGTTTCCACTTCCGGAGAAATTCAAGTTCACATCGAGAGTCGCTGTAAAGGGGACGTGCTTGATCGTGCGGTGGTGGTTTTTGATAAACTCAAAATGTATCAGACGCAAGACCGAAATGGAGTCTTATTCTACCTAGCAGTAGAAGATAAGAAGTTTGCGATTTTGGGTGACTCAGGAATCAATGAAGCCGTTCCGGATGATTTCTGGGAAAAAATTAAAGAAAATATGGTCAGCCGTTTCAAAGCTGGCGAATTTACACAGGGTCTGATAGAAGGTATTAATGAAGCCGGAACCCAGCTTGGAGCCCATTTTCCTTACCAAGGGGATTCAGACATAAACGAACTTCCTGATGAGATTTCTTTTGGGTCCTAA
- a CDS encoding aspartyl protease family protein: MLKILQKDLSYINHPNFSVNMCARIALFLFIWITSVPLYAQLPGFYMKEEQHKVQLPFYASNSLIIIPVSINGNYPINFLVDTGVRSNILFSKDLGDAMELDYSRQLDLIGADGSASLSAFVSPTNTFDLGPIEGTYQNLLVLEEDFLELETVIGVPVYGIIGYEFFKYNPVKIDYDKELITFYENDAVKWRPIFYKKLEMIVENSKPYIEAKVRQQDGSILNPKLLIDTGANHGLLLNKETSDDIILPELFIESELGQSLGGVLEGFIGRVKALNIQGFRLQDVLTSYPNETPYSYVIKESGRQGSLGSEVLGRMKLIIDYPRNRLLIRRGEKYYAPFEYDMSGISVKKVPNEENRIYVGQVRVNSPASKAGIEEFDEILSINKIPAFIWELSDVIKLLRSEEGKEIEFEIRRYEGLDLTKYEDMVFRIVLKKQI; this comes from the coding sequence ATGCTGAAAATTTTACAAAAAGATTTATCTTATATCAATCACCCGAACTTTTCAGTAAATATGTGTGCAAGGATTGCCTTATTTCTTTTCATTTGGATTACTTCGGTGCCTCTTTATGCTCAACTTCCTGGATTCTATATGAAGGAGGAGCAACATAAAGTTCAACTTCCTTTTTACGCTTCCAATAGTTTGATCATTATTCCAGTTTCCATCAATGGAAATTACCCGATTAATTTTCTAGTGGATACTGGGGTTCGCTCCAATATTTTGTTTAGTAAAGACCTAGGAGATGCTATGGAATTGGATTATTCCCGCCAACTTGATCTGATTGGAGCGGATGGTTCAGCGAGTCTGTCTGCTTTCGTTTCTCCTACCAACACGTTTGATTTAGGGCCTATTGAGGGGACGTATCAAAATTTATTGGTTCTGGAGGAGGATTTTTTAGAGTTGGAGACTGTGATTGGGGTTCCGGTATACGGAATTATTGGTTATGAATTCTTTAAATACAATCCTGTCAAAATCGATTATGACAAGGAACTGATCACTTTTTATGAAAATGATGCTGTGAAATGGCGGCCGATCTTTTATAAAAAGCTGGAGATGATTGTAGAGAATAGTAAACCCTATATTGAGGCAAAAGTAAGACAACAGGATGGAAGTATCCTTAACCCCAAACTATTGATTGATACTGGTGCAAACCATGGCTTGTTATTGAACAAGGAAACTTCCGATGACATCATTTTACCAGAACTGTTTATAGAATCTGAATTGGGGCAAAGTTTGGGAGGGGTTCTGGAAGGGTTTATTGGCAGAGTAAAAGCCCTCAATATACAAGGTTTTAGATTGCAGGATGTCCTCACCTCCTATCCGAACGAGACGCCTTATAGCTATGTGATTAAAGAATCAGGGAGGCAAGGTAGTTTAGGTTCTGAAGTCTTGGGAAGGATGAAATTGATCATTGATTACCCTAGAAACAGATTGCTGATTCGGAGAGGTGAAAAATATTACGCTCCATTTGAATACGATATGAGTGGCATTTCTGTCAAGAAAGTTCCTAATGAGGAAAATCGGATTTATGTGGGGCAAGTACGGGTCAACTCTCCTGCCAGCAAGGCTGGGATTGAAGAGTTTGACGAAATTTTGTCCATCAACAAGATTCCCGCTTTTATCTGGGAATTGTCAGATGTCATTAAACTTTTGAGATCAGAAGAGGGAAAAGAAATTGAATTTGAGATCCGTAGGTATGAAGGGTTGGACTTGACCAAGTACGAGGATATGGTATTTCGCATAGTTCTCAAAAAGCAGATTTAA
- a CDS encoding LemA family protein: MKKLLIPILILAVVGIYMYTKAVGTYNQFVQTEEQINGQWAEVQTQYQRRADLIPNLVNTVKGYADFEQETLTGVIEARAKATSVNVDAGNLTPDKLAEFQQAQDQLSGALSRLLVTVERYPDLKANQNFLELQAQLEGTENRIAVARRNFNESVQAYNANLRTFPNNIFAGWYGFEAKGYFEASAGAENAPSVQF; the protein is encoded by the coding sequence ATGAAAAAATTATTGATTCCTATTTTGATCTTAGCAGTGGTGGGTATCTATATGTACACCAAGGCAGTAGGAACTTACAATCAATTTGTTCAAACCGAAGAACAAATTAACGGTCAATGGGCTGAGGTACAAACACAATATCAGAGAAGAGCAGACCTGATCCCAAATTTGGTCAATACCGTTAAGGGATATGCAGATTTTGAGCAAGAGACCCTTACTGGTGTGATTGAAGCGAGAGCCAAAGCGACTTCCGTCAATGTAGATGCAGGAAACCTAACTCCAGATAAATTAGCAGAATTTCAACAAGCTCAGGATCAGCTTTCCGGTGCTTTAAGCAGATTATTGGTCACCGTAGAACGGTATCCGGATTTGAAAGCAAATCAAAACTTCCTAGAGCTTCAAGCCCAATTGGAAGGAACCGAAAATAGAATCGCTGTGGCCAGAAGGAACTTTAATGAGTCTGTTCAAGCTTATAATGCTAACCTCAGAACATTCCCTAATAACATATTTGCGGGGTGGTATGGCTTCGAGGCAAAAGGTTACTTTGAAGCATCTGCTGGGGCTGAAAATGCGCCCTCAGTACAGTTTTAA
- a CDS encoding TPM domain-containing protein produces the protein MRFLLGPKIRPLVIILLLLAGGTFAQDFPPAPNPPRLVNDFTNTLSNSERQQLENKLVAYNDSTSTQISIVMMRSVGQYDISDYAFRLGDAWGIGGSKNDNGILILAAMEDRKVFIATGYGMEGAVPDALAKRIVEQLIIPNFKMEAYYQGLDQATDMIIKLASGEYKAEDIESQGKGGGAIFLLLIFIFFFVILPLIRNKNDNDNHMGGRGGGVDLWTTIMLANMLGGGRRGGGFGGGGGFGGGGGGGFGGFGGGSFGGGGAGGSW, from the coding sequence ATGAGATTTCTTTTGGGTCCTAAGATCCGACCACTTGTCATCATTCTCTTATTGCTTGCTGGAGGGACTTTTGCACAGGATTTTCCTCCTGCCCCAAACCCTCCAAGGTTGGTCAATGATTTTACCAATACCTTGTCCAATTCGGAGCGGCAACAGTTAGAGAATAAACTGGTGGCTTACAATGATAGCACCTCTACCCAGATTTCTATCGTCATGATGCGGTCCGTCGGTCAGTATGACATTTCGGATTATGCATTTAGACTGGGGGATGCCTGGGGAATTGGAGGTTCCAAAAATGATAATGGGATTCTGATTCTAGCAGCAATGGAGGATAGAAAAGTGTTCATTGCTACTGGATATGGAATGGAAGGAGCAGTTCCTGATGCCTTAGCCAAGAGAATTGTAGAACAGCTTATCATTCCAAATTTCAAGATGGAAGCCTATTATCAGGGCTTGGATCAAGCTACGGATATGATTATCAAATTGGCTTCAGGAGAATATAAGGCAGAGGATATTGAGTCTCAAGGAAAAGGTGGAGGAGCCATCTTCTTGTTGTTGATCTTTATTTTCTTCTTTGTAATTCTTCCTTTGATCCGAAATAAAAATGACAATGATAACCACATGGGAGGAAGAGGTGGAGGAGTAGATCTTTGGACTACGATTATGCTTGCCAATATGCTCGGTGGTGGTCGTAGAGGCGGCGGCTTCGGAGGCGGCGGTGGCTTCGGCGGCGGAGGTGGAGGCGGCTTTGGCGGCTTCGGAGGAGGATCTTTCGGAGGTGGCGGAGCCGGTGGAAGTTGGTAG
- a CDS encoding SRPBCC family protein: protein MDIKIKTNVEQDYLSVKEGFQASLFKKLSPPFPPVKLIRFDGSEKGDIVSLELNFIFFRQKWVSKITEDQTTEEEFYFVDEGIELPFFLKSWKHKHRIIGTSKGSIIQDEISYQAPFKLLTWLLYPAMILQFAYRIPIYKKVFKKEG, encoded by the coding sequence ATGGATATCAAAATTAAAACGAATGTGGAGCAGGATTACCTTTCTGTAAAGGAAGGATTTCAGGCATCCCTTTTTAAAAAACTAAGTCCACCCTTTCCTCCGGTGAAACTGATCAGGTTTGATGGCTCTGAGAAAGGAGATATTGTTTCCTTAGAATTGAACTTTATTTTCTTCAGACAAAAATGGGTAAGTAAGATTACGGAAGACCAAACTACCGAGGAGGAATTTTATTTTGTTGATGAGGGGATCGAGTTGCCCTTTTTCCTAAAATCCTGGAAACATAAACATCGAATTATTGGCACTAGTAAAGGGAGTATTATCCAAGACGAAATAAGTTATCAGGCCCCATTTAAGCTCCTGACATGGCTTTTATATCCTGCCATGATTCTTCAATTTGCTTATCGAATACCTATATATAAGAAAGTCTTCAAGAAAGAAGGTTAA
- a CDS encoding HesA/MoeB/ThiF family protein, which translates to MGTKSPSYHPFPEAEMNRYIRQTTLPQVGESGQQKLLSSRVLVIGAGGLGCAVLPYLAAAGVGTIGIIDGDQIEESNLHRQVLYTPDQLGLYKAKEAATSISKNNPEVEVMVYKEFLTSKNAKEIFPNYDLIIDATDNLFIRYIINDTCIKFGKPFVYGSIHQFQGQVSVFNYEGGPSYRDIFPQENQSVPNCAEAGVLGTTVGLIGMLQANEAIKIILGIGEVLSGKLLIYDLLQNSQQVFEFGKVSSPKKPDISLSFDMILAEEALNGASILLDVREHGEEPQVLFSNILQIPLSVLEKECEKLDPKIEFRIFCQSGIRSRRAAELLSKKGFQNLKLIRGGANDLIQLIDT; encoded by the coding sequence ATGGGGACGAAATCGCCTTCTTACCACCCTTTTCCGGAGGCTGAAATGAATCGATACATCCGCCAAACAACCTTGCCGCAAGTGGGAGAATCCGGGCAGCAAAAATTGCTTAGCAGTCGAGTGCTTGTGATAGGTGCTGGAGGATTGGGCTGTGCTGTGTTGCCTTATCTAGCAGCGGCGGGAGTCGGTACTATCGGAATTATTGATGGAGACCAAATCGAAGAATCCAACCTTCATCGGCAGGTGCTGTATACTCCAGATCAACTGGGTTTATACAAAGCGAAAGAAGCAGCCACTTCCATTTCTAAGAATAATCCAGAAGTGGAGGTTATGGTTTACAAGGAATTTCTGACTTCAAAAAACGCCAAAGAAATTTTCCCTAACTATGATTTGATCATCGATGCAACGGATAATCTTTTTATTCGATACATCATCAATGATACTTGTATTAAGTTTGGAAAACCCTTTGTGTACGGTTCCATCCATCAATTCCAGGGACAAGTTTCCGTTTTCAATTACGAAGGAGGGCCTTCCTATCGGGATATTTTTCCTCAGGAAAATCAATCCGTTCCGAATTGTGCAGAGGCTGGGGTTTTAGGAACCACCGTGGGATTAATCGGAATGTTGCAAGCCAATGAGGCAATTAAAATCATATTAGGGATCGGTGAGGTGCTTTCCGGTAAGCTGCTGATTTATGATTTGCTTCAAAACAGCCAGCAAGTATTTGAATTTGGTAAGGTATCCTCTCCAAAAAAGCCCGATATTTCTCTTTCCTTTGACATGATACTGGCAGAAGAAGCATTAAATGGAGCTTCTATTTTGTTGGATGTTCGTGAGCATGGAGAAGAACCGCAAGTTTTATTCTCGAATATCCTCCAAATACCGCTTTCGGTCTTGGAAAAAGAATGTGAAAAGTTGGATCCCAAAATAGAGTTTAGAATCTTTTGCCAATCTGGAATTCGAAGTAGAAGGGCGGCAGAGTTGCTTTCCAAAAAAGGATTTCAGAATTTGAAGTTGATTCGAGGGGGAGCAAATGATTTAATACAATTAATTGATACATGA